The genomic DNA GTTGCTCGTCGTGCTGCTCGCGAAGCTCATGGTAGAACTATTCAGACTATTGCTGaagcttcccctcctcccagtaTTTTGCGTTGCCTTTTGCAGGAGAGGGCTGACCAAATTGGCGGCTttggtcggggagggtgagTAATTCCCCAAGGGGGTGCTGCGGTTGgacaagggggaggaggtgtaaGAACCGGAGGGAGAGCCGGCTATGGAGGGGGTGCGGGAGTATTTCGGGGGGTTGAGATGTCcgaggcgggggtggggggtgctctgatgggggggaggccgaggaggtcgcgctgggcgggggtgaggggtATGTCGGAGAGGTCGTCCTTGGGGCGGACtaaggggaggagggcgaggaggatgttgaagagggggattaggaggagggttaggggGATGTAAGAGCCGTAGGGGAGTTTTTctctggggagagggggttagTAGGTTGAAAAAGGGAGGGTTCGAGGGGGAAAACGTACAGTCTTATCGGGAGGTGCGGAAGAAGAAATCTTCTCAGGACTTGAACGCCGGCAATTGCGACGACATTATAGACAATTTGCAGGACGTTCTTTTGGGAGAAGGTGGTTCTGGCTTGGCGCGCTGTGATCTCGGCCAGGCGAGGGTGTTTCCAGTTGCCGGGGCTTTCTGTAAAGGCGGATGGGGACGAGATTTGCTTTGTGGGCGTCGATCTGACGGGTGTTAGGGACATAATGGGCGCTCAATGGGCGGCGACACTCGGTCGGAGGAACTGTCTCGCGATGGTTGGCGATGCGGTAAGATGCGCTCAGTGTTTTGAGAGCTGTAAATATCGTCAGAGCTATGTTGATTAGAAGTTCATGTCGCGATTGTCGTGGCGACGGCGGTCTATACTTGTTGACCCCTGTTGATAGTGGTGGTTAGTAAGATGCGAACAGCCGCTCCCTCCTTGCGTCTCGACTTCTCGTGTGTCCGCTCACTGTTCTGGGCAAAAAGTGACGGTCGCGTCAAAACATTGAATCCAAGACCCCAGTTCTCCAGGTCGATGCAAACGGGTTGCAGGGGTCCTGGCAGCTGTGAGACTTGGCATTTGCAGCTGTCTGTTTCCAGCAGGCACAACAGAGCTCCCCCCGCCATCGCGCATTTCCAAGCAACCGCCCCGCCCCCGTGTCCTGTCCGGCCAAAAACCTCCAGCTCGCACCCCAAGATCCCGGATCTCCACCCGTCCCGGCCCGGCTGCATCTTCCAGACACTAACGAACAGGGCCCCTTACACCACCAGCGCGGGGGGCCACAACTTTTGTCTTCTTTGCATCACAAACCAACAGAGCACAGTACAGCACAGCACAATCAAAGCCCCTCGCCCAACATGGGGACCTTTGATAACCTGCTGCTACAGCTTGACGAGGGCGTCACAGGCCTCTTCAAGCAGTGGAATATCTGGACCAGTCTCATCGTCACCCTCTTCGCCGGCCTCATCACCTACCAGGTCTCGACCCGCCAAGATCCCGATAttcaccccttcctcctcgctcgtCAGTCCCAGGCTTCCCCTGTCCGCCAGCCCAAAGAATCCTCCGTCTACCGGCCTCAAGCTGCCCCCCATGGTCTGCCTCTTCACACCGGCTTAAACGTCAAGGACCCCGGCGCCAACAAGTGGGCGAGGGGCCGTGATGGTGATCTCAGGGATATCTGGCGGCAGACCCTCGCCGGCGTCCAAGAAGGTGACGACAAGGGCGCAAAGGGCCGTATCCTCACCGTCGAGGGCACCGAGAACGTCAAAGAGCACCATCTCGACGCTCTCACTCGgcaaatcaacctcatcgGCCAACATCTTGTCGACCAAGGTGGCAACCGCGTGGCCGTCTACCTGCCCAACTCTGTCGAGTTGATCGTTGCCCTTTTTGCCTGTGCCTTCTACAACTTGAACGctatcatcctccccttcaaccaaCCCGACGCCGCCGTCATCGACATGCTCCGCCGTTCCGCCGCCGACACGGTCATCACCGCCCCTGGATCTTTCCCTTTTGACGTCGTGGCCAAGAActacccctccctccgccaacTGGTGTGGGTGGTCGACGAAGGAAGCAAACACATGGACTGGAACGAAGTACCCCAGGGCACCGGCAGCAAAGTCAATGTTGCCACCTGGcaagacatcatcaacgaCTCCCCCGTCGAAGCAGGCAagaccctcccccctcttgaGGACCAGTCCGAACCAAAAgacatcaccctcttctGGCAACAAGGCCCCGGGCGGGAAGAGGAAATGGTCAAGTTCACCACAGGCAACATCGTCTCCGCCATTGCAGCCCAGCTAACCGCCATCCCCACCGCCCGCCGTCTCAGCCCCTCGgatcttttcctccctgCGGACTCGCTGGCAAACTCGCACACTTTGGTTCTCACCCTCACGGCTCTGTTTTCCAATTCCTCGGTTGCGTTCAACTCTTCCGCGTCCGAAGCGCCCTCTTTGTCTGCGATCCTCAGCTCTCCGGCCGTTTCTCCTACTGTCATAGCTGTCACTCCTTCTGCTCTGTCCCAAACTCACAAGGAGGTCTCGTCTTCTCTCAAGTCATCAACCATAGGCAAGGACCTCCACTGGCTTTTGTCTCGGTCCTTGGCCGAAAGTGGTGCTTTCCCCGAGAGTGGGTTTCTGACCAACTATTACAACCAAGCTTTCCGTCCCAAGTTTTCGGGCGGAAAgaagttgaggttggtgtaCACTGCTGAGAGGATTAacgggggtgggaaggtgaggttgagcGGGGAGGAGCTGAATGATTTGAGGTTGTATACCGGTGCGAGGGTGGTGTACGCGTTGACGGCGGCAAGGGTTGCGGGCGCGGTGTGTCAGACGAATGTTTATGATTatcggggaggggagcacTTTGGGCCGCCGGTGGCAAGtgtggaggttgtgttgagggataaggggggggtgaggaataGTGATGAGGAGTCGCAAGGAGAGGTGAGTtttgaagaaaaaaaaatgaaaaaatgaaaagaaaaattgAAACCCGAGAGAAGATGGTTTGCTGACAAAGATGATAGATTGTGGTCAGGGGCCCGGCTGTTGCTGGAAAAGaagctgggttgggggttgtggcgagggtgagggaggatcATACTGTTGCGTTGATTTAAGGGGGGGTGTGGTAAGTGATGGTTTTTGGTTTGAATTCTGGAGAAAGTGATTTGTACATGCGTGCATAGCACAGGCACAATTTGGAATGAACAACAGTCTTTATGTAGACAATGACAGCAGCATAGATGGGAAATAAATCAGATATTTTTTGCTCGTGGTATCCTTCAATGCTAATCCTCGCGCCATGCGCCCATATTTATGCCCAACATAAATGACCAAAAAACACACACATTAAGCCCCGTTCCTATACACCATCGCCCCCTGGTTCCTAAACATAATCGTATCCCTCctctgcatcatcatcaacgccctATTCAGCGCCGCCTCGCTATACCCCTTattctccaccatctccctcctcaagctcgcCAGACTAGT from Podospora pseudoanserina strain CBS 124.78 chromosome 2, whole genome shotgun sequence includes the following:
- a CDS encoding hypothetical protein (COG:U; EggNog:ENOG503Q3YK), whose translation is MSLTPVRSTPTKQISSPSAFTESPGNWKHPRLAEITARQARTTFSQKNVLQIVYNVVAIAGVQVLRRFLLPHLPIRLEKLPYGSYIPLTLLLIPLFNILLALLPLVRPKDDLSDIPLTPAQRDLLGLPPIRAPPTPASDISTPRNTPAPPP
- a CDS encoding hypothetical protein (EggNog:ENOG503Q4XB; COG:I), whose protein sequence is MRTAAPSLRLDFSCVRSLFWAKSDGRVKTLNPRPQFSRSMQTGCRGPGSCETWHLQLSVSSRHNRAPPAIAHFQATAPPPCPVRPKTSSSHPKIPDLHPSRPGCIFQTLTNRAPYTTSAGGHNFCLLCITNQQSTHNQSPSPNMGTFDNLLLQLDEGVTGLFKQWNIWTSLIVTLFAGLITYQVSTRQDPDIHPFLLARQSQASPVRQPKESSVYRPQAAPHGLPLHTGLNVKDPGANKWARGRDGDLRDIWRQTLAGVQEGDDKGAKGRILTVEGTENVKEHHLDALTRQINLIGQHLVDQGGNRVAVYLPNSVELIVALFACAFYNLNAIILPFNQPDAAVIDMLRRSAADTVITAPGSFPFDVVAKNYPSLRQLVWVVDEGSKHMDWNEVPQGTGSKVNVATWQDIINDSPVEAGKTLPPLEDQSEPKDITLFWQQGPGREEEMVKFTTGNIVSAIAAQLTAIPTARRLSPSDLFLPADSLANSHTLVLTLTALFSNSSVAFNSSASEAPSLSAILSSPAVSPTVIAVTPSALSQTHKEVSSSLKSSTIGKDLHWLLSRSLAESGAFPESGFLTNYYNQAFRPKFSGGKKLRLVYTAERINGGGKVRLSGEELNDLRLYTGARVVYALTAARVAGAVCQTNVYDYRGGEHFGPPVASVEVVLRDKGGVRNSDEESQGEIVVRGPAVAGKEAGLGVVARVREDHTVALI